A genomic region of Candidatus Bathyarchaeota archaeon contains the following coding sequences:
- the topA gene encoding DNA topoisomerase I encodes MKTTLIICEKPNAALHVAKALSEDGKIKKTIKNEVPYFEVNNKSEKLIVCSAIGHLYEVDVKGDSEKREYPIWDFSWKPKHLVKKGQKKQEEFIKVIAELAKNVDLFVNACDYDIEGSLIGYMILKYACKGAEIKAKRMKFSTLTVKELKEAYKNLMPTLDYSLIKAGMCRHEVDWLYGINLSRALTESARKYSGKYSTLSIGRVQGPTLKFIVEREKEIQTFVPKPYWVIKSIVNLNGEKYEVEYKTPKIEEKNVADKVVEQCFKKEGKIIDIQSKTYKLSPPTPFDLTQLQLEAYRYFKFTPKQTLEIAERLYLNALISYPRTSSQKLPSTIGYQEILNSLKENPEYENIIKEVYAIGELKPIEGKKTDPAHPAIYPTGIQPKEELSLREKKIYDLIVKRFIAAFGDSCIKKNEKATIKVGDHIFYLKGSRILEPGWIKLYMPYASLEENLLPSIFIGEKVFFEDVKPELKYTQPPSRFNPTSLLKLMEDQGIGTKATRAEIIDILYRRGYVKDERIIATPLSFKVINLMLKYCPKVISVEFTKELEEMMHKIELGEEKREKVVLEAVKYLKSVIVELKLKEDKIGEELSKVIKQVKSSEFMIKTPCPNCGSQLLIIKSKKTGKRFVGCSGLWSNKCHFSLPLPQKGKLSLLEKTCPKCGFQMIQVKMMGRKPMISCPNCFINQS; translated from the coding sequence ATGAAAACAACATTAATTATTTGTGAGAAACCTAATGCTGCTTTACATGTGGCAAAAGCCTTAAGTGAAGATGGAAAAATCAAAAAAACAATAAAGAATGAAGTCCCTTACTTTGAAGTTAATAATAAATCTGAAAAATTAATTGTATGTAGTGCTATAGGACACTTATATGAGGTTGATGTTAAAGGCGATAGTGAAAAACGTGAGTATCCTATTTGGGATTTCTCATGGAAACCAAAACATTTAGTTAAGAAAGGACAGAAAAAACAGGAAGAATTCATTAAAGTTATAGCTGAGTTAGCTAAGAATGTTGATTTATTCGTTAATGCATGCGATTATGATATTGAAGGTTCATTAATAGGTTACATGATTCTTAAATACGCATGTAAAGGAGCTGAAATTAAAGCAAAAAGAATGAAGTTTAGTACTTTAACTGTTAAAGAATTAAAGGAAGCTTATAAGAATTTAATGCCAACATTAGATTACTCATTAATTAAAGCAGGTATGTGTCGACATGAAGTTGATTGGTTATATGGAATAAACTTATCTAGAGCTTTAACTGAGTCTGCTCGCAAATACAGCGGTAAATACTCAACTTTAAGCATTGGAAGAGTTCAAGGTCCAACTTTAAAGTTTATAGTTGAAAGAGAAAAAGAAATTCAAACTTTTGTTCCAAAACCATATTGGGTGATTAAATCTATAGTAAATTTGAATGGGGAAAAATATGAAGTTGAATATAAAACTCCTAAAATTGAAGAAAAAAATGTTGCTGATAAAGTTGTTGAGCAATGTTTTAAAAAAGAGGGAAAAATTATTGATATACAAAGTAAAACGTATAAATTATCTCCACCAACTCCATTCGATTTAACTCAGCTTCAACTTGAAGCATATAGATATTTTAAGTTTACTCCAAAACAAACTCTTGAAATAGCTGAACGTTTATATCTTAATGCTTTAATTTCTTACCCTAGAACTTCAAGTCAAAAACTTCCTTCAACGATAGGATATCAAGAAATTTTAAATTCTCTAAAGGAAAATCCTGAATATGAAAATATTATTAAAGAAGTTTATGCTATTGGAGAATTAAAGCCTATTGAAGGGAAAAAAACTGATCCTGCGCATCCAGCGATTTATCCAACGGGAATACAACCTAAAGAAGAATTATCATTAAGAGAGAAAAAGATTTATGATTTAATAGTTAAAAGGTTTATAGCTGCTTTCGGCGACTCATGTATAAAGAAAAATGAAAAAGCAACAATTAAAGTTGGCGATCACATTTTTTATTTAAAAGGTTCAAGAATTTTAGAGCCTGGTTGGATAAAACTTTATATGCCTTATGCAAGTTTAGAAGAAAATTTGCTTCCATCGATTTTTATTGGAGAAAAAGTTTTTTTTGAAGATGTTAAACCTGAATTAAAATATACTCAACCACCTTCAAGATTTAATCCAACAAGTCTTTTAAAACTTATGGAGGATCAGGGAATAGGAACAAAAGCGACTAGAGCTGAAATAATAGATATTTTGTATAGGAGAGGATATGTTAAAGATGAAAGAATAATTGCTACACCATTGTCTTTTAAAGTTATTAATCTTATGTTAAAGTATTGCCCAAAAGTAATTAGTGTAGAATTTACTAAAGAGCTTGAAGAAATGATGCATAAAATAGAATTAGGAGAGGAGAAAAGAGAAAAAGTAGTTTTAGAAGCAGTTAAATATTTAAAATCAGTGATAGTAGAGCTTAAGCTTAAGGAAGATAAAATAGGTGAAGAATTAAGCAAGGTTATAAAGCAGGTTAAATCATCAGAGTTTATGATTAAAACACCATGTCCAAATTGTGGATCACAATTATTAATTATTAAAAGTAAAAAAACTGGTAAAAGATTTGTTGGTTGCTCAGGTTTATGGAGTAATAAATGCCATTTTTCGCTTCCTCTACCTCAAAAAGGAAAATTATCTCTATTAGAGAAAACTTGTCCTAAATGTGGATTTCAAATGATACAAGTAAAAATGATGGGGAGAAAACCGATGATTTCTTGCCCTAACTGTTTCATTAATCAAAGTTAA